A part of Periophthalmus magnuspinnatus isolate fPerMag1 chromosome 14, fPerMag1.2.pri, whole genome shotgun sequence genomic DNA contains:
- the LOC117381754 gene encoding protein phosphatase 1D-like isoform X2: MGDTIIFRMSAFSEQGGRKYMEDVVDIRIEYEPTTSPAEDDSKSQSYDGEDKQMNDSESNKQITNGTHGHKVECGQAAAAMWVESLSNEGSGNNSAPGQDQGAPQRSVLDTRKSVAFFAVFDGHGGREAAQFARENLWSLLKRQRGFWSHDHNEVCAALRKGFIACHHAMWKELPEWPKTLTGLPSTSGTTASVVVIRGVHMYVAHVGDSAVVVGVKENDSDIALEALELTQDHKPELPKEKERIERLGGSVMKKSGVNRVVWKRPRLTHNGPVRRSTVIDQIPFLAVARSLGDLWSYDFYSGEFVVSPEPDTTVMTLDPKKHCYIIIGSDGLWNMMPPKNAVNMCYSHDKMVGPKAMSCARRLGCTALLFWKERMLRADNTTVIVLALHERGGAPIPMHRDEIVVDMATGIDHVPYPGTTYNTCEVPKAEHEDGMYFEEDEIFGEEHEGWTCLEW, translated from the exons ATGGGCGACACGATAATATTTCGTATGAGCGCGTTTTCGGAACAAGGAGGGAGGAAATACATGGAGGATGTTGTCGATATAAGGATTGAGTACGAACCTACAACATCGCCCGCTGAGGATGACTCAAAATCACAATCTTACGACGGAGAggacaaacaaatgaatgacaGTGAATCAAACAAACAGATTACAAACGGCACGCATGGACATAAGGTCGAGTGCGGCCAGGCTGCTGCTGCTATGTGGGTCGAGAGTCTCTCAAACGAGGGCAGCGGTAACAACAGCGCGCCGGGGCAGGACCAGGGCGCCCCACAGCGCAGTGTGCTGGACACCAGAAAATCCGTGGCATTTTTTGCCGTGTTTGATGGCCACGGTGGTCGTGAAGCAGCACAGTTTGCCAGGGAAAACCTATGGAGTCTATTAAAACGACAGCGAGGATTTTGGTCTCACGACCATAATGAGGTCTGTGCTGCGCTCCGCAAAGGCTTCATAGCGTGTCACCACGCAATGTGGAAAGAACTGC CTGAATGGCCTAAAACTCTCACAGGTTTGCCCAGCACATCAGGAACCACAGCCAGTGTTGTGGTGATCCGTGGAGTTCACATGTATGTGGCCCATGTTGGGGATTCAGCAGTTGTTGTCGGAGTGAAGGAAAATGACTCAGACATTGCCTTGGAGGCCCTTGAGCTGACACAAGATCACAAGCCAGAACTTccaaaggaaaaagaaaggatTGAGAGACTGGGGGGCAG TGTAATGAAGAAGTCGGGAGTGAACAGAGTTGTGTGGAAAAGACCAAGACTGACTCATAATGGCCCCGTGAGAAGAAGTACAGTCATTGACCAGATTCCCTTCCTGGCTGTTGCTCGCTCATTAG GTGATCTTTGGAGTTACGATTTCTACAGTGGAGAATTTGTGGTTTCGCCAGAGCCTGATACAACTGTGATGACACTGGACCCCAAAAAGCATTGCTATATCATCATTGGCAGTGATGGGCTGTGGAACATGATGCCACCCAAGAATGCAGTGAATATGTGTTATAGCCACGACAAAATGGTG gGACCAAAGGCCATGTCCTGTGCAAGACGCTTGGGTTGCACAGCTCTTCTATTTTGGAAAGAGCGTATGCTTCGAGCTGACAACACAACAGTTATCGTCCTGGCTCTTCATGAGCGAGGCGGTGCTCCCATCCCCATGCACCGAGATGAGATTGTTGTGGACATGGCCACAGGGATTGACCATGTCCCATATCCCGGAACGACTTATAACACGTGTGAAGTCCCAAAG GCGGAGCATGAGGATGGCATGTATTTTGAAGAGGATGAGATTTTTGGAGAAGAGCATGAGGGATGGACATGCCTGGAGTGGTAG
- the LOC117381754 gene encoding protein phosphatase 1D-like isoform X1, which produces MGDTIIFRMSAFSEQGGRKYMEDVVDIRIEYEPTTSPAEDDSKSQSYDGEDKQMNDSESNKQITNGTHGHKVECGQAAAAMWVESLSNEGSGNNSAPGQDQGAPQRSVLDTRKSVAFFAVFDGHGGREAAQFARENLWSLLKRQRGFWSHDHNEVCAALRKGFIACHHAMWKELPEWPKTLTGLPSTSGTTASVVVIRGVHMYVAHVGDSAVVVGVKENDSDIALEALELTQDHKPELPKEKERIERLGGSVMKKSGVNRVVWKRPRLTHNGPVRRSTVIDQIPFLAVARSLGDLWSYDFYSGEFVVSPEPDTTVMTLDPKKHCYIIIGSDGLWNMMPPKNAVNMCYSHDKMVGPKAMSCARRLGCTALLFWKERMLRADNTTVIVLALHERGGAPIPMHRDEIVVDMATGIDHVPYPGTTYNTCEVPKSNDMTVPPSVSLEQTLGLYEAAFCATTQAFPDCGGTMRLSPEDSHIEKQALPTQIESTSSSPPLKRSRRFPYSSSDGIGRPSKSLLQKTHEQVQGEPSHEKVEKSSSEECTIMPQHHELPCVRAEC; this is translated from the exons ATGGGCGACACGATAATATTTCGTATGAGCGCGTTTTCGGAACAAGGAGGGAGGAAATACATGGAGGATGTTGTCGATATAAGGATTGAGTACGAACCTACAACATCGCCCGCTGAGGATGACTCAAAATCACAATCTTACGACGGAGAggacaaacaaatgaatgacaGTGAATCAAACAAACAGATTACAAACGGCACGCATGGACATAAGGTCGAGTGCGGCCAGGCTGCTGCTGCTATGTGGGTCGAGAGTCTCTCAAACGAGGGCAGCGGTAACAACAGCGCGCCGGGGCAGGACCAGGGCGCCCCACAGCGCAGTGTGCTGGACACCAGAAAATCCGTGGCATTTTTTGCCGTGTTTGATGGCCACGGTGGTCGTGAAGCAGCACAGTTTGCCAGGGAAAACCTATGGAGTCTATTAAAACGACAGCGAGGATTTTGGTCTCACGACCATAATGAGGTCTGTGCTGCGCTCCGCAAAGGCTTCATAGCGTGTCACCACGCAATGTGGAAAGAACTGC CTGAATGGCCTAAAACTCTCACAGGTTTGCCCAGCACATCAGGAACCACAGCCAGTGTTGTGGTGATCCGTGGAGTTCACATGTATGTGGCCCATGTTGGGGATTCAGCAGTTGTTGTCGGAGTGAAGGAAAATGACTCAGACATTGCCTTGGAGGCCCTTGAGCTGACACAAGATCACAAGCCAGAACTTccaaaggaaaaagaaaggatTGAGAGACTGGGGGGCAG TGTAATGAAGAAGTCGGGAGTGAACAGAGTTGTGTGGAAAAGACCAAGACTGACTCATAATGGCCCCGTGAGAAGAAGTACAGTCATTGACCAGATTCCCTTCCTGGCTGTTGCTCGCTCATTAG GTGATCTTTGGAGTTACGATTTCTACAGTGGAGAATTTGTGGTTTCGCCAGAGCCTGATACAACTGTGATGACACTGGACCCCAAAAAGCATTGCTATATCATCATTGGCAGTGATGGGCTGTGGAACATGATGCCACCCAAGAATGCAGTGAATATGTGTTATAGCCACGACAAAATGGTG gGACCAAAGGCCATGTCCTGTGCAAGACGCTTGGGTTGCACAGCTCTTCTATTTTGGAAAGAGCGTATGCTTCGAGCTGACAACACAACAGTTATCGTCCTGGCTCTTCATGAGCGAGGCGGTGCTCCCATCCCCATGCACCGAGATGAGATTGTTGTGGACATGGCCACAGGGATTGACCATGTCCCATATCCCGGAACGACTTATAACACGTGTGAAGTCCCAAAG AGCAATGATATGACAGTCCCACCCTCCGTTTCTCTGGAGCAGACACTGGGTTTGTATGAAGCTGCTTTCTGTGCCACTACACAAGCATTCCCTGACTGTGGAGGAACTATGCGGCTCTCCCCGGAAGATTCCCATATTGAGAAGCAAGCATTACCAACCCAAATAGAGTCcacatcctcttctcctcctttgaAGCGGTCTCGTCGGTTTCCATATAGTAGCAGTGATGGTATTGGTCGGCCCTCTAAGAGTTTACTCCAAAAGACTCATGAGCAAGTACAAGGTGAACCATCCCATGAAAAAGTAGAGAAAAGCTCGTCTGAAGAATGCACTATTATGCCCCAGCACCACGAGCTGCCTTGTGTGCGTGCTGAATGTTAG
- the LOC117380969 gene encoding T-box transcription factor TBX6L-like: MGVLLGLKSLLGLSQTGSRPVTWALGEVSLEMHHSLGKVVVLLTCSLGVVVVLLKALLGKMVVVLVVTPSPGEVVVVVMVLLMVLTPWLGLWLAQQESSSHSFFLTLSQNPVQAGASECGGGYPSALSLHLCSASLVRAAPSLVRGAPSLVRGAPSLPEPLLNRTTADPEQHAALRRTQQTPSDDPKVTLEAKNLWKVFHKIETEMVITKSGRRMFPPFKVRVTGLDKEAQYILLMDIVSVDDCRYKFNNSRWTVSGKADPEMPKRMYIHPDSPSKGEHWMSKPVAFHKLKLTNNTSDKHGFTILNSMHKYQPRFHIVRANSIMKLPYCTFRTYVFPETEFIAVTAYQNEMITQLKIDNNPFAKGFRDTGNGRREKRNKSVLSLEGDSHQIEQNHSDSDDSSEILSASDPLYSPLEVVSSPLMSLHTQQGEMWSDSSSTGIINGSTPDDAHSAVKDSMRYIEDRNISFPLQTMRSPTMFHLGQLTTTPLDFSAPATGHMASSLTLENEMTTHSRHHPSLYICPLPQSPFPSQGLSPYSELHPYPPCFLSSSLVAPALPTTSVTSSQPPHLSLHSASPWMRPSPYHIPASLSSSTNLQMDRKHNHSHHKSVQKMDHISASGSAL; encoded by the exons atgggggTGCTGCTGGGACTAAAatctctgctggggctgtcacagacaggttcaaggcctgtgacgtGGGCCCTTGGGGAAGTGTCGCTGGAGATGCATCATTCACTTGGGAAGGTGGTTgtgctgctgacttgttctctgggggtggtggtggtgctgctgaaagCCTTGTTGGGGAAGATGgttgtggtgctggtggtgactccttcacCGGGGGAGGTGGTTGTGGTAGTTATGGTGCTGCTGATGGTACTGACACCTTGGCTCGGTCTCTGGTTGGCGCAGCAGGAATCATCCTCTCATTCCTTTTTTCTCACACTGAGCCAgaaccctgtccaggccggtgcctcagagtgtggaggaggttatccttCAGCACTCtcgctccacctctgctcag CCAGCCTCGTGCGCGCAGCACCCAGCCTCGTGCGCGGAGCACCCAGCCTCGTGCGCGGAGCACCCAGCCTCCCAGAGCCGCTCCTGAACCGCACCACTGCGGATCCTGAGCAGCATGCTGCTTTGAGACGCACTCAACAAACTCCCAGTGACGACCCTAAGGTCACACTTGAAGCTAAGAATTTGTGGAAAGTATTTCATAAAATAGAAACTGAGATGGTCATTACCAAATCTGGAAG gAGAATGTTTCCTCCGTTTAAGGTGCGCGTCACTGGTCTGGATAAAGAGGCACAGTATATCCTGTTGATGGACATAGTTTCCGTGGATGACTGCCGTTACAAATTTAACAATTCCCGCTGGACAGTAAGTGGGAAAGCTGACCCTGAGATGCCCAAACGCATGTACATTCACCCAGACAGCCCGTCCAAAGGGGAGCACTGGATGTCCAAACCTGTGGCCTTTCATAAACTCAAACTCACTAACAACACCTCAGACAAGCATGGATTT ACAATTCTTAATTCAATGCATAAATACCAGCCCCGGTTCCACATTGTGAGAGCCAACAGCATCATGAAGCTTCCCTACTGCACTTTCCGGACATATGTCTTCCCAGAGACTGAGTTTATTGCTGTCACAGCTTATCAGAATGAAATG ATCACACAACTCAAAATAGACAACAACCCATTTGCCAAAGGATTTAGAGACACAGGAAatggaagaagagaaaaaag GAATAAATCTGTTTTGTCTCTAGAAGGTGATTCACACCAAATTGAACAGAACCACAGTGACTCTGATGATTCGTCTGAAATATTATCTGCAAGTGACCCACTTTACTCTCCTCTGGAAGTGGTTAGTAGCCCCCTGATGTCACTGCACACTCAACAAG GAGAAATGTGGAGCGATAGTTCCAGTACTGGTATCATAAATGGATCAACACCTGATGATGCACACTCGGCAGTCAAGGATTCCATGAGATATATTGAAGACAGAAATATTTCTTTTCCACTTCAGACT ATGAGGTCACCAACAATGTTTCATCTTGGACAACTGACCACAACGCCACTGGATTTCTCTGCACCAGCTACAGGGCACATGGCTTCATCTTTGACACTGGAAAATGAAATGACAACTCATAGCAGACATCATCCATCTCTATACATCTGTCCTCTGCCACAAAGCCCTTTCCCATCCCAG GGCCTGTCGCCTTATAGCGAACTCCATCCATACCCACCTTGCTTCTTGTCTTCTTCTCTTGTGGCTCCAGCTCTTCCCACCACCTCTGTGACCTCCAGTCAACCACCACATCTTTCCCTCCACAGTGCTAGCCCCTGGATGAGACCGAGTCCTTATCATATCCCTGCATCGCTCAGCTCcagcacaaacctgcagatggaCAGAAAGCACAATCATTCACACCACAAATCAGTCCAGAAAATGGATCACATAAGTGCCAGTGGATCTGCACTTTAG